A section of the Malus sylvestris chromosome 17, drMalSylv7.2, whole genome shotgun sequence genome encodes:
- the LOC126612460 gene encoding probable plastid-lipid-associated protein 10, chloroplastic isoform X2: MELALCSPLFPSNATRGVNKIKPYSSMLIASQKLSAQKSFPCLAAVATQAAQTVELEVESKKHELLRAIQDTERGLVTTDDQRSFIEEALVSVEGYNMGAPIDLVKLDGTWRLQYTSASDVLILLEAAERLPFFQVGQIFQKFECKDQTNGGVIRNVVRWSIPPLLEEQEGATLLVSAKFSVVSVRNIYLQFKEINVQDIKISEELQALIAPAILPRSFLSLQILQYLRTFKAQIPVRDPGRQSVGGLYYLSYLDANMLLGRAVGGGGVFVFTKAQPLE, translated from the exons ATGGAACTAGCACTTTGTTCTCCATTGTTCCCTTCAAATGCAACAAGAGGTGTCAATAAGATTAAGCCTTATAGCTCCATGCTCATTGCCTCACAAAAGTTGTCCGCCCAGAAATCGTTTCCATGTCTCGCAGCTGTTGCTACCCAAGCAGCCCAG ACGGTGGAGCTTGAGGTAGAGAGCAAGAAACATGAGCTGTTGAGAGCTATACAAGACACCGAAAGGGGCCTTGTTACAACCGATGATCAACGCTCGTTTATAGAGGAGGCTCTG GTGAGTGTGGAGGGCTATAACATGGGTGCACCAATAGACTTGGTGAAATTGGATGGGACGTGGCGTTTGCAATATACTTCCGCTTCTGACGTTCTCATTCTTCTGGAAGCGGCTGAAAGGCTACCATTTTTTCAG GTTGGGCAAATTTTTCAGAAATTTGAATGCAAAGACCAGACCAACGGGGGAGTGATCCGTAATGTTGTCAGATGGAGCATTCCACCTTTGTTAGAG GAACAAGAAGGTGCGACTCTGCTAGTTTCTGCAAAATTTTCGGTTGTTTCTGTGCGTAACATCTACCTTCAGTTCAAAGAg ATTAATGTTCAAGATATTAAAATCAGTGAAGAGCTGCAGGCTCTAATAGCTCCAGCAATATTGCCACGATCGTTTTTAAGTTTACAG ATCTTGCAGTACCTCCGGACTTTCAAAGCGCAAATTCCCGTTAGAGATCCAGGAAG GCAATCGGTCGGAGGACTATATTACCTTTCTTACTTGGACGCTAATATGCTTTTGGGGCGCGCGGTTGGTGGCGgaggagtttttgttttcac
- the LOC126610001 gene encoding V-type proton ATPase catalytic subunit A, whose translation MPAVYGARLTTFEDSEKESEYGYVRKVSGPVVVADGMAGAAMYELVRVGHDNLIGEIIRLEGDSATIQVYEETAGLMVNDPVLRTRKPLSVELGPGILGNIFDGIQRPLKTIAKRSGDVYIPRGVSVPALDKDILWEFQPKKIGEGDHLTGGDLYATVFENSLMEHRVALPPDAMGKVTYVAPSGQYSLKDTVLELEFQGQKKKFTMLQTWPVRTPRPVASKLAADTPLLTGQRVLDALFPSVLGGTCAIPGAFGCGKTVISQALSKYSNSDTVVYVGCGERGNEMAEVLMDFPQLTMTLPDGREESVMKRTTLVANTSNMPVAAREASIYTGITIAEYFRDMGYNVSMMADSTSRWAEALREISGRLAEMPADSGYPAYLAARLASFYERAGKVKCLGGPERNGSVTIVGAVSPPGGDFSDPVTSATLSIVQVFWGLDKKLAQRKHFPSVNWLISYSKYSTALESFYDQFDPDFINIRTKAREVLQREDDLNEIVQLVGKDALAEGDKITLETAKLLREDYLAQNAFTPYDKFCPFYKSVWMMRNIIHYFNLANQAVERAAGMDGQKISYSLIKHRLGDLFYRLVSQKFEDPAEGEEALVAKFKKLHEDLTSGFRALEDETR comes from the exons ATGCCGGCGGTGTACGGTGCCCGATTGACCACGTTTGAGGACTCCGAGAAGGAGAGCGAGTATGGCTACGTCCGCAAG GTCTCTGGACCAGTCGTCGTTGCGGATGGCATGGCTGGAGCTGCTATGTACGAGCTGGTTCGTGTTGGACATGATAATTTGATCGGTGAAATTATTCGGTTAGAAGGAGATTCTGCCACAATTCAAG TTTATGAGGAAACAGCTGGGTTGATGGTGAACGATCCGGTTCTACGTACTCGCAAG CCTTTATCAGTGGAGTTGGGACCTGGGATATTGGGAAATATTTTTGATGGAATCCAG AGGCCCTTGAAAACTATTGCAAAGAGATCTGGTGATGTCTATATCCCACGTGGTGTATCTGTCCCAGCTCTTGACAAAGATATACTTTGGGAGTTTCAGCCAAAAAAAATAG GTGAAGGTGATCATCTTACTGGTGGAGACTTGTATGCT ACTGTCTTCGAAAATAGTTTGATGGAGCACCGAGTTGCACTTCCTCCTGATGCTATGGGAAAAGTTACTTATGTCGCACCATCTGGTCAATATTCATTGAAG GATACTGTATTAGAGCTTGAGTTTCaaggacaaaaaaagaaatttactaTGCTTCAG ACTTGGCCTGTACGTACACCTAGGCCTGTTGCATCAAAGCTTGCTGCTGATACCCCTCTACTCACTGGGCAG cgCGTTCTTGATGCCCTTTTCCCCTCTGTTCTTGGTGGAACTTGTGCCATTCCTGGGGCTTTTGGTTGTGGAAAAACGGTTATTAGTCAAGCTCTTTCAAAG TACTCAAACTCAGACACTGTGGTTTATGTTGGTTGTGGAGAACGTGGAAATGAAATGGCAGAG GTGCTTATGGATTTCCCTCAATTGACAATGACTTTGCCTGATGGTCGTGAAGAATCTGTCATGAAGCGCACAACACTTGTGGCCAACACTTCTAACATGCCTGTGGCCGCTCGTGAAGCTTCAATCTACACTG GAATCACTATTGCTGAATACTTCAGAGATATGGGCTACAATGTCAGCATGATGGCAGATTCAACATCTCGATGGGCCGAGGCATTGCGTGAGATTTCTGGGCGGCTG GCTGAAATGCCTGCAGATAGTGGATACCCTGCTTATTTGGCAGCACGTTTAGCATCATTTTACGAACGGGCGGGTAAAGTAAAATGTCTTGGTGGGCCAGAGCGTAATGGCAGTGTGACAATTGTTGGTGCTGTTTCTCCTCCAGGAGGAGATTTCTCAGACCCTGTGACATCTGCAACACTTAGCATTGTTCAG GTTTTCTGGGGTCTGGACAAAAAACTTGCTCAGAGGAAGCATTTCCCCTCTGTGAACTGGCTTATTTCCTACTCAAAGTACTCAACG GCATTAGAGTCTTTCTATGATCAATTCGATCCTGATTTTATCAACATCAGGACAAAGGCACGTGAGGTTTTACAACGAGAAGATGATCTCAATGAAATTGTCCAA CTTGTAGGAAAGGATGCTTTGGCTGAAGGAGATAAGATCACCTTAGAGACTGCAAAGCTCTTGAGGGAGGATTATCTTGCACAGAACGCATTTACTCC ATATGACAAGTTCTGCCCATTCTACAAGTCCGTCTGGATGATGCGGAATATCATCCATTACTTTAATCTGGCCAATCAG GCTGTAGAGAGAGCTGCTGGCATGGATGGTCAAAAAATTAGTTACAGCCTAATCAAGCACCGTTTGGGAGATCTCTTTTACCGCCTAGT GTCTCAAAAGTTTGAGGATCCAGCTGAAGGGGAAGAAGCTCTTGTGGCAAAATTTAAGAAGCTACACGAGGACCTCACAAGTGGTTTCCGTGCTCTTGAGGATGAAACCCGGTGA
- the LOC126612460 gene encoding probable plastid-lipid-associated protein 10, chloroplastic isoform X1, with the protein MELALCSPLFPSNATRGVNKIKPYSSMLIASQKLSAQKSFPCLAAVATQAAQTVELEVESKKHELLRAIQDTERGLVTTDDQRSFIEEALVSVEGYNMGAPIDLVKLDGTWRLQYTSASDVLILLEAAERLPFFQVGQIFQKFECKDQTNGGVIRNVVRWSIPPLLEEQEGATLLVSAKFSVVSVRNIYLQFKEINVQDIKISEELQALIAPAILPRSFLSLQILQYLRTFKAQIPVRDPGSRQSVGGLYYLSYLDANMLLGRAVGGGGVFVFTKAQPLE; encoded by the exons ATGGAACTAGCACTTTGTTCTCCATTGTTCCCTTCAAATGCAACAAGAGGTGTCAATAAGATTAAGCCTTATAGCTCCATGCTCATTGCCTCACAAAAGTTGTCCGCCCAGAAATCGTTTCCATGTCTCGCAGCTGTTGCTACCCAAGCAGCCCAG ACGGTGGAGCTTGAGGTAGAGAGCAAGAAACATGAGCTGTTGAGAGCTATACAAGACACCGAAAGGGGCCTTGTTACAACCGATGATCAACGCTCGTTTATAGAGGAGGCTCTG GTGAGTGTGGAGGGCTATAACATGGGTGCACCAATAGACTTGGTGAAATTGGATGGGACGTGGCGTTTGCAATATACTTCCGCTTCTGACGTTCTCATTCTTCTGGAAGCGGCTGAAAGGCTACCATTTTTTCAG GTTGGGCAAATTTTTCAGAAATTTGAATGCAAAGACCAGACCAACGGGGGAGTGATCCGTAATGTTGTCAGATGGAGCATTCCACCTTTGTTAGAG GAACAAGAAGGTGCGACTCTGCTAGTTTCTGCAAAATTTTCGGTTGTTTCTGTGCGTAACATCTACCTTCAGTTCAAAGAg ATTAATGTTCAAGATATTAAAATCAGTGAAGAGCTGCAGGCTCTAATAGCTCCAGCAATATTGCCACGATCGTTTTTAAGTTTACAG ATCTTGCAGTACCTCCGGACTTTCAAAGCGCAAATTCCCGTTAGAGATCCAGGAAG TAGGCAATCGGTCGGAGGACTATATTACCTTTCTTACTTGGACGCTAATATGCTTTTGGGGCGCGCGGTTGGTGGCGgaggagtttttgttttcac